A genomic stretch from Primulina huaijiensis isolate GDHJ02 chromosome 14, ASM1229523v2, whole genome shotgun sequence includes:
- the LOC140957281 gene encoding SNF1-related protein kinase catalytic subunit alpha KIN10-like isoform X1 encodes METRGNTADSLVRNYRLGKTLGHGSFGKVKIAEHVLTGYKVAIKILNRRKMKSPDMEEKVRREIKICRLFVHPHVIRLYEVIETQLDIYVVMEYVKRGELFDYIVEKGRLAEDEARHFFQQIIAGVEYCHRNMVVHRDLKPENLLLDSNGNVKLADFGLSNIMRDGHFLRTSCGSPNYAAPEVVSGKLYAGPEVDIWSCGVILYALLCGSLPFDDENIPNLFKKIKSGLYTLPSHLSHGARDLIPRMLVVDPMKRITIHEIRQHPWFRFHLPRYLAITPPNAVEHLKKLDEEIVQEVVRMEFDRGQLIESLQKRIQNDATVAYYLLFDNRAPISTGYLGGEFQESVETSPAVSFPEADKRTFPHHGILSPQLCRKKQWLVGLQSPAHPREIMTQILGALQGLNVRWKKVGLYNMKCILVHTLQDSKNTATNNHVNNHYIDNVTSVNANVLMPQSVVKFEIQLYKNGDVEYLLDLQRLSGSVLLFLDFCAFFMMRLHVS; translated from the exons ATGGAGACCAGAGGTAATACTGCCGATTCACTTGTGAGGAACTACCGGCTTGGAAAAACACTTGGGCATGGTTCCTTTGGGAAGGTTAAAATAGCTGAGCACGTTCTGACTGGATATAAAGTGGCTATTAAAATCCTGAACCGTCGTAAAATGAAAAGCCCTGACATGGAGGAAAAAG TTAGaagagaaatcaaaatttgtCGATTGTTTGTGCATCCACACGTGATACGTCTTTATGAGGTGATAGAGACACAGTTAGACATTTATGTTGTGATGGAGTATGTGAAACGTGGGGAGCTCTTTGATTATATAGTTGAAAAGGGCAGGTTAGCAGAGGATGAAGCTCGGCACTTTTTTCAGCAG ATTATTGCAGGAGTTGAGTACTGTCACAGAAACATGGTGGTTCATCGTGACCTCAAACCTGAGAACTTGCTTCTGGATTCCAATGGAAATGTGAAGCTAGCTGATTTTGGCTTGAGCAACATTATGCGGGATGGACATTTTTTGAGAACAAGTTGTGGAAGCCCAAACTATGCTGCTCCTGAg GTTGTGTCTGGAAAGCTCTATGCTGGCCCAGAGGTTGATATTTGGAGTTGTGGTGTGATTTTGTACGCTCTTCTTTGCGGTTCTCTTCCTTTTGATGATGAAAACATTCCCAACCTCTTCAAGAAAATAAAG AGTGGCTTGTATACTCTTCCAAGCCATTTGTCTCATGGAGCTCGTGATTTAATCCCAAGAATGCTGGTAGTGGACCCTATGAAGAGGATAACAATCCATGAGATTCGTCAGCACCCTTGGTTTAGGTTTCATCTTCCTCGCTATTTAGCTATTACTCCACCTAATGCAGTGGAGCACCTGAAAAAG CTGGATGaagagatagttcaagaagtTGTTAGGATGGAATTTGACAGGGGCCAGCTGATTGAGTCGTTGCAAAAAAGGATACAAAATGAT GCGACTGTGGCATACTATCTGTTATTTGACAACCGCGCCCCCATATCCACTGGATATCTTGGTGGTGAATTTCAGGAATCTGTG GAGACTTCTCCCGCTGTATCTTTTCCAGAAGCTGATAAGCGCACTTTTCCTCATCATGGGATACTGTCACCTCAATTATGCAGAAAGAAGCAATGGCTTGTTGGACTACAG TCTCCAGCTCATCCGCGGGAGATTATGACCCAAATTCTTGGAGCTTTGCAAGGACTAAATGTCAGGTGGAAGAAGGTTGGGCTCTATAACATGAAATGCATTCTTGTTCATACTCTTCAAGATTCCAAGAACACGGCCACCAATAATCACGTAAACAACCATTACATTGACAATGTAACTTCTGTCAATGCAAATGTTTTAATGCCTCAGAGTGTTGTGAAATTTGAAATCCAG CTATATAAAAATGGCGATGTAGAGTATTTGCTTGATCTACAGAGGCTAAGTGGTTCAGTGTTACTGTTCCTGGATTTCTGTGCCTTTTTCATGATGAGGCTTCATGTTTCTTAA
- the LOC140957281 gene encoding SNF1-related protein kinase catalytic subunit alpha KIN10-like isoform X2, producing MEYVKRGELFDYIVEKGRLAEDEARHFFQQIIAGVEYCHRNMVVHRDLKPENLLLDSNGNVKLADFGLSNIMRDGHFLRTSCGSPNYAAPEVVSGKLYAGPEVDIWSCGVILYALLCGSLPFDDENIPNLFKKIKSGLYTLPSHLSHGARDLIPRMLVVDPMKRITIHEIRQHPWFRFHLPRYLAITPPNAVEHLKKLDEEIVQEVVRMEFDRGQLIESLQKRIQNDATVAYYLLFDNRAPISTGYLGGEFQESVETSPAVSFPEADKRTFPHHGILSPQLCRKKQWLVGLQSPAHPREIMTQILGALQGLNVRWKKVGLYNMKCILVHTLQDSKNTATNNHVNNHYIDNVTSVNANVLMPQSVVKFEIQLYKNGDVEYLLDLQRLSGSVLLFLDFCAFFMMRLHVS from the exons ATGGAGTATGTGAAACGTGGGGAGCTCTTTGATTATATAGTTGAAAAGGGCAGGTTAGCAGAGGATGAAGCTCGGCACTTTTTTCAGCAG ATTATTGCAGGAGTTGAGTACTGTCACAGAAACATGGTGGTTCATCGTGACCTCAAACCTGAGAACTTGCTTCTGGATTCCAATGGAAATGTGAAGCTAGCTGATTTTGGCTTGAGCAACATTATGCGGGATGGACATTTTTTGAGAACAAGTTGTGGAAGCCCAAACTATGCTGCTCCTGAg GTTGTGTCTGGAAAGCTCTATGCTGGCCCAGAGGTTGATATTTGGAGTTGTGGTGTGATTTTGTACGCTCTTCTTTGCGGTTCTCTTCCTTTTGATGATGAAAACATTCCCAACCTCTTCAAGAAAATAAAG AGTGGCTTGTATACTCTTCCAAGCCATTTGTCTCATGGAGCTCGTGATTTAATCCCAAGAATGCTGGTAGTGGACCCTATGAAGAGGATAACAATCCATGAGATTCGTCAGCACCCTTGGTTTAGGTTTCATCTTCCTCGCTATTTAGCTATTACTCCACCTAATGCAGTGGAGCACCTGAAAAAG CTGGATGaagagatagttcaagaagtTGTTAGGATGGAATTTGACAGGGGCCAGCTGATTGAGTCGTTGCAAAAAAGGATACAAAATGAT GCGACTGTGGCATACTATCTGTTATTTGACAACCGCGCCCCCATATCCACTGGATATCTTGGTGGTGAATTTCAGGAATCTGTG GAGACTTCTCCCGCTGTATCTTTTCCAGAAGCTGATAAGCGCACTTTTCCTCATCATGGGATACTGTCACCTCAATTATGCAGAAAGAAGCAATGGCTTGTTGGACTACAG TCTCCAGCTCATCCGCGGGAGATTATGACCCAAATTCTTGGAGCTTTGCAAGGACTAAATGTCAGGTGGAAGAAGGTTGGGCTCTATAACATGAAATGCATTCTTGTTCATACTCTTCAAGATTCCAAGAACACGGCCACCAATAATCACGTAAACAACCATTACATTGACAATGTAACTTCTGTCAATGCAAATGTTTTAATGCCTCAGAGTGTTGTGAAATTTGAAATCCAG CTATATAAAAATGGCGATGTAGAGTATTTGCTTGATCTACAGAGGCTAAGTGGTTCAGTGTTACTGTTCCTGGATTTCTGTGCCTTTTTCATGATGAGGCTTCATGTTTCTTAA
- the LOC140957157 gene encoding uncharacterized protein, with product MGRTGEIMRRSIFTFLKDFQYFTLFPSLIVFPYAVSILLAQSLVSSSHLFALVHGRVRSLLLAAGFPLSSELFAVLDLKLSETIFTYLLVLPFSLSFLLLAKASVVIRALDHRKFEKAYPFSSWISVFNTLCITQLWNSLVMLSANATSFCILLIYFNLLDVLGLSSRGFLLLLSATGAIIYSIIFSNSYITCNLALVLSGMEKQGGFTMIVKAFFLIRGRTVTGLSLAVSLNFALAAIEALFQYRVTKVYHNSMALSSFLVLEGMLVAYLYSILLVLDTISGCVFAESCRNDPPERLPVACVPKDFSGSSLKFLAGDQHRGADPTGRRKDLRHPQMEMYSNFFCN from the coding sequence ATGGGAAGAACAGGCGAAATCATGAGAAGATCAATCTTCACTTTCTTGAAAGATTTTCAGTATTTCACATTGTTTCCTTCGCTTATCGTGTTCCCTTATGCTGTCTCGATTCTCTTAGCGCAGTCACTCGTCTCATCGTCGCATCTTTTCGCATTAGTCCATGGTCGAGTGAGGTCTCTTCTTCTTGCCGCAGGATTCCCTCTATCATCAGAGCTATTTGCAGTTCTCGACCTTAAACTCTCTGAAACCATTTTTACATACCTTTTAGTCCTGCCCTTTTCCCTCTCTTTCCTCCTCCTTGCCAAAGCATCCGTTGTTATTCGAGCTCTCGACCACCGTAAATTTGAAAAAGCATATCCATTTTCTTCTTGGATTTCAGTTTTCAATACCCTTTGCATCACGCAACTTTGGAATTCATTAGTCATGCTATCTGCAAATGCGACGAGCTTCTGTATTCTTTTAATATATTTCAATCTTTTGGATGTGTTAGGCCTTTCTTCTAGGGGATTTCTGCTTCTCCTGTCTGCAACTGGAGCCATCATTTACTCCATCATTTTTTCTAATTCCTACATCACATGTAACCTGGCATTAGTGTTATCAGGAATGGAAAAACAAGGAGGATTTACCATGATTGTAAAGGCGTTTTTCCTGATAAGAGGCAGGACCGTAACCGGATTGTCATTAGCCGTGTCTCTCAATTTCGCCTTGGCTGCCATTGAAGCATTGTTTCAGTATCGTGTAACAAAGGTTTATCATAATTCTATGGCTCTCAGTTCCTTCTTGGTTCTCGAGGGAATGCTCGTTGCGTATTTGTACAGTATACTTCTTGTTCTAGATACGATCAGTGGTTGTGTTTTCGCGGAAAGCTGTAGAAATGATCCACCGGAAAGATTGCCAGTCGCTTGCGTACCCAAAGACTTTTCAGGTTCTTCTTTGAAGTTCTTGGCCGGTGACCAACATCGGGGTGCGGATCCAACGGGAAGGAGGAAGGACCTTCGACACCCTCAAATGGAAATGTATtcaaatttcttttgtaattga
- the LOC140956530 gene encoding uncharacterized protein At5g01610-like produces MEKALIKVGSLKASTFWVSKKAKEEISNISQDISTFSSTVEEKAKWVFNKLKGKPTKSLPDLLRENNLPQGLFPQNITCYEYDDSKSKLIVYLPSPCEVCFKDSSILRYSTRVKGTLSRGKLSGIEGLKTKVLVWVKVTSVNVESYKSDKVWFTAGVKKSRLKDAYEMARDAVRVEEF; encoded by the exons ATGGAGAAAGCTTTGATAAAAGTGGGGAGCCTAAAAGCAAGTACATTTTGGGTTTCAAAAAAAGCAAAAGAAGAGATCTCCAACATCTCCCAAGACATCTCG ACATTTTCGAGTACAGTCGAAGAGAAGGCTAAATGGGTATTCAACAAGCTCAAAG GAAAACCAACTAAGTCGTTGCCCGATCTCCTCCGAGAAAACAATCTTCCTCAAGGTCTATTTCCCCAAAACATAACGTGTTATGAATACGACGACTCAAAATCCAAGCTCATCGTCTACTTACCCTCTCCATGCGAGGTGTGCTTCAAGGACTCTTCCATTTTGAGATACTCAACTCGTGTGAAAGGTACATTATCGAGGGGAAAGCTCTCCGGGATCGAAGGATTGAAGACTAAGGTGTTGGTGTGGGTTAAGGTGACGAGTGTCAATGTCGAAAGCTACAAGTCTGATAAAGTCTGGTTCACAGCCGGGGTGAAGAAATCCAGGCTGAAAGATGCATATGAAATGGCTCGTGATGCCGTTAGAGTCGAAGAATTTTGA
- the LOC140956945 gene encoding uncharacterized protein isoform X1, with protein sequence MEEYPEELRTPPVALACVVGCPEIHGLITAHLHSQQPPINTLALPDFSNIAIIGAPSRKRTPTDNPAGILKRDWLSKHRTRIPSVISALFSVDDISGDPAQWLHVCNHLENLKATVRGRNIKLVVVVVAQSGRKVDSGEDRMITLRKRADVDAKNLIVFVPDDHLELQQSLSRLGNAIGELANIYYRDEGRRIKTRLEKKNFSSMEFNVCYCFKVAVYAEFRRDWLEALRMYEDAYHALREMVGTSTRLPPIQRLVEIKTIAEHLHFKMSTLLLHGGKFVEAIAWFRQHTASYMRLVGSPEVIFLHWEWLSRQYLVFGQLLETSSANVSHVPSMASVPTEKATEWEFYPAYYYQLAASYLKEKKLSLEFALSISDGIGEIDGSAESVVASVYIGQFARLLEREDAYVMQPLTDDEYARYALAEGKRFQDSFEIIALFKRAFEAYSNLKSERTAAYCRFQMAREYFSVSEFQNAKEIFDKIANLYRHEGWLLSLWEILGYLRECSREINNVKDFIEYSLEMAALPITSNAFDPSSKDCGPAGPASLSQRTKIHKEAFGVVDGALELSLKEDNSGCKVNSDLPLYLEIDLVSPLRVVLLALVAFHEQTVKPGASSLITLSLRSRLPIDIEIDQLEVQFNQSECNFIIENGQKSHAAAIPRSQSGRRVETAPALVLATNKWMRLTYEITSGQTGKLECTYIIARMGPQFSICCRAESPASMNDLPLWKFEDQVETIPTKDPSLAFSGQKAIQVEEPEPQVDLVLCSCGPALVGENYMLPVKVTSKSHAVYSGELKINLVDTRGSGLLSPREVEPFSADDLHVVLIDIYWDGLDDHSESHSDKIQKIQPSFGLISVPSLVEGESWSCKLKIKWNRPKPIMLYVSLGYYPHNGEPSLQKVHVHKSLEIEGKIAFTISPRFMLPFRLDPLLLSKIKAAYDPDHIPLALNESNMLIVSANNCSEVPLRLLSISIEVEENTGACIVQPRHEEFTEPIIHVPGEEFKKVFTVIPKVNSSKLNIGMVCLRWQRDLKPGDEVHSWATVSQVTKLRLPDVNVELPPLVVSLECPPHAILGNPFIYSVKVHNQTELLQEIKYTLADSQSFVSSGPHSDTIYILPRSAHLLRYMLVPLGLGSQQLPRVSVTSVRYSAGFQPSTVSSVVFVYPSKPTFKVNEMTKRQ encoded by the exons ATGGAGGAATATCCCGAGGAGCTACGCACGCCGCCGGTAGCATTAGCTTGTGTGGTGGGGTGTCCGGAGATCCACGGTCTCATTACCGCGCACCTGCACTCTCAGCAACCGCCTATCAATACACTCGCCTTGCCAGATTTCTCCAACATCGCAATTATCGGTGCACCATCCCGGAAAAGGACTCCCACTGACAACCCAGCTGGAATTCTGAAAAGGGATTGGCTTTCCAAGCATCGGACTAGGATTCCTTCTGTTATTTCCGCACTATTTAGTGTCGATGACATCTCCGGCGATCCGGCCCAGTGGCTCCATGTCTGCAACCATCTCGAAAATCTCAA GGCAACCGTACGCGGTAGGAACATCAAATTGGTTGTGGTGGTGGTTGCTCAGTCGGGTCGTAAAG TTGACTCCGGTGAAGATCGTATGATTACCTTGAGGAAACGTGCAGATGTCGATGCAAAAAATCTTATTGTCTTTGTACCAGATGACCACTTAGAGCTTCAACAATCTCTGAGCAG GCTCGGGAATGCGATTGGGGAGCttgcaaatatatattatagagATGAAGGTCGGAGAATTAAAACACGTCTTGAGAAGAAAAACTTCAGCTCAATGGAGTTTAATGTCTGCTACTGTTTCAAA GTTGCTGTATATGCAGAATTCCGCAGAGACTGGCTCGAAGCTCTTAGGATGTATGAGGATGCCTATCATGCACTGCGAGAG ATGGTTGGAACATCGACAAGATTGCCCCCAATCCAACGCTTAGTCGAGATCAAAACTATTGCTGAACATTTGCATTTTAAGATGTCAACTCTATTGCTGCATGGTGGGAAATTTGTAGAAGCAATTGCATGGTTCCGTCAGCACACTGCTAGTTATATGAGACTTGTGGGATCACCAGAAGTTATTTTTCTTCACTGGGAATGGTTAAGCAGGCAATATTTGGTATTTGGTCAACTGTTGGAGACAAGCTCGGCTAATGTTTCACATGTACCAAGTATGGCATCAGTTCCTACAGAGAAGGCAACTGAATGGGAGTTTTATCCAGCATACTATTATCAG TTGGCAGCTAGCTAcctgaaggaaaaaaaattaagtttggAATTCGCACTATCTATCTCTGATGGTATTGGTGAAATTGATGGGAGCGCAGAATCTGTGGTAGCTTCTGTGTATATTGGTCAGTTTGCTAGACTACTTGAGCGTGAGGATGCATACGTAATGCAACC TTTAACCGATGATGAATATGCCCGTTACGCACTTGCGGAAGGGAAGAGGTTTCAAGATTCCTTTGAAATCATTGCCCTATttaaaagagcttttgaagcATACAGTAACTTGAAGTCTGAGAGGACTGCTGCCTATTGTCGATTCCAGATGGCTAGAGAATATTTTTCAGTAAGTGAATTTCAAAAtgcaaaagaaatatttgataAGATTGCTAATCTTTATCGACATGAGGGCTGGCTATTGTCATTATGGGAGATCTTGGGTTACCTACGAGAGTGCTCAAGGGAAATCAATAACGTGAAAGATTTCATAGAATACTCACTTGAAATGGCTGCACTGCCCATAACAAGTAATGCTTTTGATCCATCTTCCAAAGATTGTGGACCAGCTGGCCCCGCTAGTCTTTCACAGAGAACCAAGATACACAAGGAAGCATTTGGGGTTGTGGACGGTGCATTGGAACTTAGTTTGAAAGAAGATAATAGTGGGTGCAAAGTAAATAGTGATCTTCCTCTGTATCTTGAGATTGATCTTGTAAGTCCCTTGAGGGTGGTTCTGCTTGCATTGGTTGCTTTTCATGAACAAACAGTTAAGCCGGGTGCTTCATCGCTCATCACATTATCACTTCGATCACGATTGCCAATAGATATTGAAATCGATCAGTTGGAGGTGCAATTCAATCAATCAGAGTGTAATTTTATCATCGAGAATGGGCAGAAGTCACATGCAGCTGCAATCCCCCGTTCTCAATCTGGTCGCAGAGTTGAGACAGCTCCAGCTCTGGTGCTTGCTACAAACAAATGGATGCGTTTGACATATGAAATAACATCTG GCCAAACTGGAAAGCTTGAATGTACATATATAATTGCAAGGATGGGACCACAATTCTCAATATGTTGCAGAGCTGAAAGTCCAGCGTCTATGAATGATTTACCACTTTGGAAATTTGAAGACCAGGTAGAAACTATACCCACCAAGGATCCTAGCCTGGCCTTCTCCGGACAGAAGGCCATACAGGTTGAAGAGCCGGAACCACAAGTGGATCTAGTCTTATGTTCATGTGGCCCTGCATTGGTTGGAGAGAATTATATGTTACCTGTGAAAGTAACTTCTAAAAGCCATGCAGTCTATTCCGGTGAGTTAAAGATTAATCTTGTAGATACACGAGGCAGTGGCCTTCTTAGTCCAAGAGAAGTGGAACCATTCTCTGCAGACGATCTCCATGTTGTGCTTATTGACATATATTGGGATGGACTTGATGATCACTCTGAATCTCATTCAGATAAGATTCAAAAAATTCAGCCATCTTTTGGGTTGATTTCTGTCCCATCTCTAGTTGAGGGGGAATCATGGTCATGCAAACTGAAAATTAAGTGGAATCGTCCCAAACCTATTATGCTCTATGTCTCATTGGGTTATTATCCTCACAATGGTGAACCTAGCTTGCAAAAAGTTCATGTACACAAAAGCTTGGAGATTGAAGGCAAGATTGCTTTTACTATTAGCCCACGATTTATGTTACCATTTCGACTGGACCCACTTTTGCTCTCGAAAATCAAGGCTGCTTATGATCCCGATCACATACCTTTAGCTTTAAATGAATCAAACATGCTTATAGTTAGTGCCAATAATTGTTCAGAAGTGCCACTTCGATTGTTGTCTATTTCCATTGAAGTTGAAGAAAATACTGGCGCATGCATTGTACAACCTCGTCATGAGGAGTTCACAGAACCTATTATTCATGTGCCAGGTGAGGAGTTTAAGAAGGTTTTCACCGTCATTCCTAAGGTAAATAGTTCTAAGctaaatatcggtatggtttgTCTGAGATGGCAAAGGGATTTAAAACCCGGGGATGAAGTTCATTCTTGGGCTACAGTGTCTCAAGTTACGAAACTCAGATTACCTGATGTGAATGTGGAACTACCTCCATTGGTTGTGAGTTTGGAATGTCCACCTCATGCCATTCTTGGGAATCCCTTCATATATTCAGTTAAAGTACATAATCAAACAGAGTTGCTCCAGGAGATCAAATACACATTAGCCGATTCACAAAGTTTTGTGTCGTCTGGACCCCACAGTGACACAATCTATATCCTGCCAAGATCAGCACACTTACTCAGGTATATGCTTGTCCCTCTAGGCTTAGGTTCTCAGCAGCTTCCTAGAGTttctgtgacttcagttagataCTCTGCTGGTTTTCAACCTTCAACTGTATCATCTGTCGTCTTTGTGTACCCCTCCAAACCTACTTTTAAGGTGAATGAGATGACGAAGAGGCAGTAA
- the LOC140956945 gene encoding uncharacterized protein isoform X2: MEFNVCYCFKVAVYAEFRRDWLEALRMYEDAYHALREMVGTSTRLPPIQRLVEIKTIAEHLHFKMSTLLLHGGKFVEAIAWFRQHTASYMRLVGSPEVIFLHWEWLSRQYLVFGQLLETSSANVSHVPSMASVPTEKATEWEFYPAYYYQLAASYLKEKKLSLEFALSISDGIGEIDGSAESVVASVYIGQFARLLEREDAYVMQPLTDDEYARYALAEGKRFQDSFEIIALFKRAFEAYSNLKSERTAAYCRFQMAREYFSVSEFQNAKEIFDKIANLYRHEGWLLSLWEILGYLRECSREINNVKDFIEYSLEMAALPITSNAFDPSSKDCGPAGPASLSQRTKIHKEAFGVVDGALELSLKEDNSGCKVNSDLPLYLEIDLVSPLRVVLLALVAFHEQTVKPGASSLITLSLRSRLPIDIEIDQLEVQFNQSECNFIIENGQKSHAAAIPRSQSGRRVETAPALVLATNKWMRLTYEITSGQTGKLECTYIIARMGPQFSICCRAESPASMNDLPLWKFEDQVETIPTKDPSLAFSGQKAIQVEEPEPQVDLVLCSCGPALVGENYMLPVKVTSKSHAVYSGELKINLVDTRGSGLLSPREVEPFSADDLHVVLIDIYWDGLDDHSESHSDKIQKIQPSFGLISVPSLVEGESWSCKLKIKWNRPKPIMLYVSLGYYPHNGEPSLQKVHVHKSLEIEGKIAFTISPRFMLPFRLDPLLLSKIKAAYDPDHIPLALNESNMLIVSANNCSEVPLRLLSISIEVEENTGACIVQPRHEEFTEPIIHVPGEEFKKVFTVIPKVNSSKLNIGMVCLRWQRDLKPGDEVHSWATVSQVTKLRLPDVNVELPPLVVSLECPPHAILGNPFIYSVKVHNQTELLQEIKYTLADSQSFVSSGPHSDTIYILPRSAHLLRYMLVPLGLGSQQLPRVSVTSVRYSAGFQPSTVSSVVFVYPSKPTFKVNEMTKRQ; the protein is encoded by the exons ATGGAGTTTAATGTCTGCTACTGTTTCAAA GTTGCTGTATATGCAGAATTCCGCAGAGACTGGCTCGAAGCTCTTAGGATGTATGAGGATGCCTATCATGCACTGCGAGAG ATGGTTGGAACATCGACAAGATTGCCCCCAATCCAACGCTTAGTCGAGATCAAAACTATTGCTGAACATTTGCATTTTAAGATGTCAACTCTATTGCTGCATGGTGGGAAATTTGTAGAAGCAATTGCATGGTTCCGTCAGCACACTGCTAGTTATATGAGACTTGTGGGATCACCAGAAGTTATTTTTCTTCACTGGGAATGGTTAAGCAGGCAATATTTGGTATTTGGTCAACTGTTGGAGACAAGCTCGGCTAATGTTTCACATGTACCAAGTATGGCATCAGTTCCTACAGAGAAGGCAACTGAATGGGAGTTTTATCCAGCATACTATTATCAG TTGGCAGCTAGCTAcctgaaggaaaaaaaattaagtttggAATTCGCACTATCTATCTCTGATGGTATTGGTGAAATTGATGGGAGCGCAGAATCTGTGGTAGCTTCTGTGTATATTGGTCAGTTTGCTAGACTACTTGAGCGTGAGGATGCATACGTAATGCAACC TTTAACCGATGATGAATATGCCCGTTACGCACTTGCGGAAGGGAAGAGGTTTCAAGATTCCTTTGAAATCATTGCCCTATttaaaagagcttttgaagcATACAGTAACTTGAAGTCTGAGAGGACTGCTGCCTATTGTCGATTCCAGATGGCTAGAGAATATTTTTCAGTAAGTGAATTTCAAAAtgcaaaagaaatatttgataAGATTGCTAATCTTTATCGACATGAGGGCTGGCTATTGTCATTATGGGAGATCTTGGGTTACCTACGAGAGTGCTCAAGGGAAATCAATAACGTGAAAGATTTCATAGAATACTCACTTGAAATGGCTGCACTGCCCATAACAAGTAATGCTTTTGATCCATCTTCCAAAGATTGTGGACCAGCTGGCCCCGCTAGTCTTTCACAGAGAACCAAGATACACAAGGAAGCATTTGGGGTTGTGGACGGTGCATTGGAACTTAGTTTGAAAGAAGATAATAGTGGGTGCAAAGTAAATAGTGATCTTCCTCTGTATCTTGAGATTGATCTTGTAAGTCCCTTGAGGGTGGTTCTGCTTGCATTGGTTGCTTTTCATGAACAAACAGTTAAGCCGGGTGCTTCATCGCTCATCACATTATCACTTCGATCACGATTGCCAATAGATATTGAAATCGATCAGTTGGAGGTGCAATTCAATCAATCAGAGTGTAATTTTATCATCGAGAATGGGCAGAAGTCACATGCAGCTGCAATCCCCCGTTCTCAATCTGGTCGCAGAGTTGAGACAGCTCCAGCTCTGGTGCTTGCTACAAACAAATGGATGCGTTTGACATATGAAATAACATCTG GCCAAACTGGAAAGCTTGAATGTACATATATAATTGCAAGGATGGGACCACAATTCTCAATATGTTGCAGAGCTGAAAGTCCAGCGTCTATGAATGATTTACCACTTTGGAAATTTGAAGACCAGGTAGAAACTATACCCACCAAGGATCCTAGCCTGGCCTTCTCCGGACAGAAGGCCATACAGGTTGAAGAGCCGGAACCACAAGTGGATCTAGTCTTATGTTCATGTGGCCCTGCATTGGTTGGAGAGAATTATATGTTACCTGTGAAAGTAACTTCTAAAAGCCATGCAGTCTATTCCGGTGAGTTAAAGATTAATCTTGTAGATACACGAGGCAGTGGCCTTCTTAGTCCAAGAGAAGTGGAACCATTCTCTGCAGACGATCTCCATGTTGTGCTTATTGACATATATTGGGATGGACTTGATGATCACTCTGAATCTCATTCAGATAAGATTCAAAAAATTCAGCCATCTTTTGGGTTGATTTCTGTCCCATCTCTAGTTGAGGGGGAATCATGGTCATGCAAACTGAAAATTAAGTGGAATCGTCCCAAACCTATTATGCTCTATGTCTCATTGGGTTATTATCCTCACAATGGTGAACCTAGCTTGCAAAAAGTTCATGTACACAAAAGCTTGGAGATTGAAGGCAAGATTGCTTTTACTATTAGCCCACGATTTATGTTACCATTTCGACTGGACCCACTTTTGCTCTCGAAAATCAAGGCTGCTTATGATCCCGATCACATACCTTTAGCTTTAAATGAATCAAACATGCTTATAGTTAGTGCCAATAATTGTTCAGAAGTGCCACTTCGATTGTTGTCTATTTCCATTGAAGTTGAAGAAAATACTGGCGCATGCATTGTACAACCTCGTCATGAGGAGTTCACAGAACCTATTATTCATGTGCCAGGTGAGGAGTTTAAGAAGGTTTTCACCGTCATTCCTAAGGTAAATAGTTCTAAGctaaatatcggtatggtttgTCTGAGATGGCAAAGGGATTTAAAACCCGGGGATGAAGTTCATTCTTGGGCTACAGTGTCTCAAGTTACGAAACTCAGATTACCTGATGTGAATGTGGAACTACCTCCATTGGTTGTGAGTTTGGAATGTCCACCTCATGCCATTCTTGGGAATCCCTTCATATATTCAGTTAAAGTACATAATCAAACAGAGTTGCTCCAGGAGATCAAATACACATTAGCCGATTCACAAAGTTTTGTGTCGTCTGGACCCCACAGTGACACAATCTATATCCTGCCAAGATCAGCACACTTACTCAGGTATATGCTTGTCCCTCTAGGCTTAGGTTCTCAGCAGCTTCCTAGAGTttctgtgacttcagttagataCTCTGCTGGTTTTCAACCTTCAACTGTATCATCTGTCGTCTTTGTGTACCCCTCCAAACCTACTTTTAAGGTGAATGAGATGACGAAGAGGCAGTAA